In Synechococcus sp. A18-25c, a single window of DNA contains:
- a CDS encoding amino acid ABC transporter ATP-binding protein produces the protein MTVAVRADSITKSFQHGQRALDAVTLEVEHGEVLVVMGPSGSGKSTLIRTFNGLEAIDGGQLEVVGLSLDAEHDERQIRRIRRRVGMVFQQFNLFPHLTILDNITLAPRRVNQVPRIAAEERAHGLLAQMGIADQAYKYPAQLSGGQQQRVAIARALAMDPELMLFDEPTSALDPERVKEVLDAMRQLASDGMTMVIVTHELGFAREVADRVLFMDAGRVVELSDANSFFTQAKEERSRRFLNQMAH, from the coding sequence ATGACTGTCGCCGTTCGCGCCGATTCCATCACCAAGAGCTTCCAGCACGGGCAACGCGCCCTGGATGCCGTGACCCTTGAGGTGGAGCACGGCGAAGTGCTGGTGGTGATGGGGCCATCGGGTTCCGGCAAAAGCACCTTGATCCGCACCTTCAACGGTCTGGAGGCGATCGATGGTGGACAGTTGGAGGTGGTAGGGCTGAGCCTGGATGCGGAGCACGATGAACGCCAGATCCGGCGCATCCGGCGGCGCGTTGGCATGGTGTTTCAGCAGTTCAATCTCTTCCCACATCTGACGATCCTCGACAACATCACCCTCGCGCCAAGACGGGTGAACCAGGTGCCCCGAATCGCTGCCGAAGAGCGCGCTCATGGCCTGCTGGCGCAGATGGGAATTGCAGATCAGGCGTACAAATACCCTGCGCAACTCAGTGGTGGCCAACAACAACGGGTGGCGATCGCTAGAGCCCTAGCGATGGACCCTGAGCTGATGCTGTTTGATGAGCCGACCAGCGCCCTCGACCCGGAACGCGTCAAAGAAGTGCTGGATGCGATGCGCCAGCTGGCATCCGATGGCATGACGATGGTGATCGTGACCCATGAATTGGGGTTCGCCCGTGAGGTGGCCGACCGGGTGTTGTTCATGGATGCCGGCCGTGTAGTCGAGCTCAGCGATGCCAACAGCTTTTTCACGCAAGCCAAGGAAGAACGCAGCCGGCGCTTCCTCAATCAGATGGCCCATTGA
- a CDS encoding amino acid ABC transporter permease: MAQRRNARRRRLWQPRSHPLETALSLVILVLIAWVVWSTGAWLFTAADWSVVSENLPLFAVGSYPAEQRWRPMLWLLLLGAITVATLLQPVAHSPWKFSGQTLSLGWLAMLPIGWLLLSGGFGLPPVSSRDWGGLTLTLMLTGASGLVAVPLGILLALGRRSHLALPRVLSRLYIDGLRAVPLIAVLFFGQLLLPLFLPVEIEINRVLRAVIAFALFAAAYVAEDVRGGLQAIPHTQTEAAQALGLSPWQTQRLVVLPQALRIAVPALTNQAIGLLQNTSLMAILGLVELLGISRSLMANPEYIGRYLETYVWLGGLYWLICSVMALLARQLEVKTASPSTPAEHS; encoded by the coding sequence ATGGCGCAACGCCGAAACGCCAGACGCCGGCGCCTGTGGCAACCCAGGAGTCATCCGCTGGAAACAGCCCTCAGCTTGGTGATCCTGGTTCTGATTGCCTGGGTGGTCTGGTCCACAGGAGCCTGGCTGTTCACTGCCGCTGACTGGTCAGTGGTGAGCGAGAACCTGCCCCTTTTTGCGGTGGGCAGCTACCCAGCTGAGCAGCGCTGGCGCCCCATGCTCTGGCTTCTGCTGCTTGGGGCGATCACCGTTGCCACGCTGCTGCAACCAGTTGCTCATTCCCCCTGGAAGTTCAGCGGCCAAACCTTGTCATTGGGATGGCTGGCGATGCTGCCGATCGGCTGGCTGCTGCTCTCAGGTGGATTCGGCCTACCGCCTGTGAGTTCTCGGGACTGGGGAGGGCTCACACTCACCCTGATGCTGACCGGTGCCAGCGGTCTGGTTGCAGTTCCTCTGGGCATTCTTCTGGCCTTGGGACGCCGCAGTCATCTGGCACTGCCCCGTGTACTCAGCCGCCTTTACATCGATGGCCTGCGGGCTGTGCCATTGATTGCCGTTCTGTTCTTTGGTCAGCTGCTGTTGCCGCTCTTCTTACCCGTGGAGATCGAAATCAACCGGGTGCTGCGTGCCGTGATCGCTTTTGCCCTGTTCGCAGCTGCCTACGTGGCAGAAGACGTGCGCGGTGGTCTCCAGGCCATTCCTCACACCCAGACCGAAGCCGCACAGGCCTTAGGCCTAAGTCCATGGCAAACCCAGCGATTGGTGGTGCTACCCCAGGCCTTGCGCATCGCTGTGCCTGCCCTGACCAACCAGGCCATCGGCCTGCTGCAAAACACCAGCCTGATGGCGATTCTGGGCCTCGTCGAGCTGCTGGGCATCAGCCGCAGCTTGATGGCCAACCCTGAATACATCGGCCGGTATTTGGAGACTTACGTCTGGCTGGGCGGCCTCTATTGGTTGATCTGCAGCGTGATGGCCTTGCTGGCCAGACAACTGGAAGTCAAGACCGCCTCACCCTCCACCCCAGCCGAGCATTCATGA
- a CDS encoding HdeD family acid-resistance protein has translation MNSRRIAAVLLLVAAVAALLLPFASATLLTIGIGGIAFAAGMGQLLRLGDVNGAQEKLFRVLSALLYIGGSIFILIDPIDSEISLTLFAGVLLLVEGVMELASGATASGPASGLIVVDGILTALFGVLLVVEWPSDSLWALGTLFGAALFLSALNLFRAPAEQSGS, from the coding sequence ATGAACTCTCGACGCATCGCAGCGGTGCTGCTGCTCGTCGCCGCAGTGGCCGCACTGCTGCTGCCCTTTGCCTCAGCCACGCTGCTGACGATCGGAATCGGCGGCATCGCTTTCGCAGCAGGCATGGGCCAGCTGCTGAGGCTCGGCGACGTCAACGGTGCTCAAGAAAAGCTGTTCCGCGTGCTGTCTGCGCTGCTGTACATCGGTGGTTCGATCTTCATCCTGATCGACCCGATCGATAGCGAAATCAGCCTCACACTGTTCGCAGGGGTGCTGCTGCTGGTGGAAGGCGTGATGGAACTAGCCTCCGGAGCCACGGCGTCCGGCCCTGCTTCCGGACTGATCGTGGTAGATGGAATCCTCACGGCACTGTTCGGAGTGTTGCTGGTCGTGGAATGGCCTTCCGACAGCCTGTGGGCCCTCGGGACCCTCTTTGGTGCAGCCTTATTTCTATCTGCGCTGAACTTGTTCCGCGCTCCGGCTGAACAATCCGGCAGCTGA
- a CDS encoding ABC transporter permease subunit (The N-terminal region of this protein, as described by TIGR01726, is a three transmembrane segment that identifies a subfamily of ABC transporter permease subunits, which specificities that include histidine, arginine, glutamine, glutamate, L-cystine (sic), the opines (in Agrobacterium) octopine and nopaline, etc.) — translation MKLRRSTWFQILLTIAVLTVVGILVNNLSVNLIRTGLGLSFRWLWRPAGFALGEHPLPYQPGDSTAWALVMGWLNSLRVIACSMVLATVLGVSAGAARRSLHPLLRRLAAVYVGVIRQIPLLLQLLFWYFVAFLGLPSEPLAPLGALIRLSNQGIGILGLNLSVEFAAVLVGLSVFTGSAIAEIVRGGLDAVPTGQWEAFRCLGLSESVGMRKVVLPQALPAILPALGSQYLNLAKNSTLAIAVGYADLYAVSDTAITQTGRAIEGFLILLLSFLMLNLLINAGMQILNRIVMVPGQRT, via the coding sequence ATGAAGCTGCGTCGCTCCACCTGGTTCCAGATTCTGCTGACAATCGCGGTGCTCACCGTAGTGGGAATCCTGGTGAACAACCTGTCGGTGAATCTGATTAGGACAGGGCTCGGCCTCAGTTTTCGCTGGCTCTGGCGCCCGGCAGGGTTCGCTTTGGGCGAACACCCACTGCCCTATCAACCCGGCGACAGCACCGCCTGGGCTCTGGTGATGGGCTGGCTGAACAGCCTGCGTGTCATCGCCTGCAGCATGGTGCTGGCCACCGTCCTAGGGGTCAGCGCTGGTGCAGCACGGCGCAGCCTTCATCCACTGTTGCGCAGGCTCGCGGCGGTCTATGTGGGTGTGATCCGCCAGATCCCACTGTTGCTGCAGCTGCTCTTCTGGTATTTCGTGGCCTTCCTGGGCCTTCCCTCAGAACCTCTGGCCCCCCTTGGAGCCCTGATCCGTCTGTCGAATCAGGGCATTGGCATCCTTGGGCTCAACCTGAGCGTGGAATTCGCCGCCGTGCTCGTTGGTTTGAGCGTATTCACTGGGTCGGCCATCGCCGAAATCGTGCGTGGTGGTCTGGATGCGGTTCCGACGGGTCAATGGGAAGCCTTCCGCTGCCTGGGCCTGAGCGAGAGCGTGGGCATGCGCAAGGTGGTGCTGCCCCAGGCCTTACCGGCCATCCTTCCGGCCCTGGGCAGTCAGTATCTGAATCTCGCCAAGAACAGCACCCTGGCCATCGCGGTGGGATATGCCGATCTGTATGCCGTCAGCGACACCGCCATCACCCAGACGGGGAGAGCCATCGAAGGTTTTTTGATCCTGCTGCTCAGTTTTCTGATGCTGAACCTGCTGATCAACGCAGGCATGCAGATCCTCAACCGAATCGTGATGGTTCCAGGCCAACGGACGTAA
- a CDS encoding amino acid ABC transporter substrate-binding protein: MTARRPVISLLSAVLALGGCATLGEGGASRLDQIRNRGELRCGISGKIPGFSFLQRDGRYAGLDVDLCKAFAAAFVGDGDKVQYRPLTAPERFTALRTGEIDLLSRNTTFNLSRDAAGGNGVSFAPVVFHDGQGLLVRRDSGIRSLEDLGGQTICVGSGTTTEQNLNDAFQARGLPYTPIKYQDLNQVVAGYLQGRCRAFTSDRSQLASARSGFERPDDHVILPDVLSKEPLAPCSSGGDQRLADAMRWVVFGLITAEEMEITQANVDAKREEATNNPDLTRVRRFLGVEGNLGSKLGLPDDFMVEVIRSTGNYGEIYNRHLGPDSVVPIPRGLNNLSSQGGVLTAPPFQ; the protein is encoded by the coding sequence ATGACAGCGCGACGACCGGTGATCTCTCTGCTGAGCGCGGTGCTCGCCCTCGGTGGTTGCGCGACGCTTGGGGAAGGCGGCGCCTCACGTCTCGACCAGATCCGCAACCGTGGAGAACTGCGCTGCGGCATTAGCGGCAAGATCCCAGGATTCAGCTTTTTGCAACGCGATGGACGCTACGCCGGGCTCGATGTGGATCTGTGCAAGGCCTTCGCTGCCGCGTTCGTCGGCGATGGTGACAAGGTTCAGTACCGGCCGCTGACGGCACCGGAACGCTTCACCGCCCTGCGCACCGGAGAAATCGATCTGTTGTCGCGCAACACCACCTTCAACCTCAGCCGTGATGCGGCCGGTGGCAATGGCGTCAGCTTCGCTCCGGTGGTGTTCCATGACGGCCAGGGGCTCCTGGTTCGTCGCGACAGCGGCATCCGCAGCCTTGAGGATCTGGGTGGACAGACCATTTGTGTGGGCTCCGGCACCACCACTGAGCAGAACCTCAACGATGCCTTTCAAGCGCGGGGACTGCCTTACACCCCGATCAAATATCAAGACCTGAATCAGGTCGTGGCGGGCTACCTGCAGGGTCGATGCCGCGCGTTCACCTCGGATCGATCCCAGCTGGCTTCGGCCCGCTCCGGCTTCGAACGTCCCGACGATCATGTGATTCTTCCCGACGTGCTGAGCAAGGAGCCCCTGGCTCCTTGCTCATCCGGAGGCGATCAACGCCTTGCCGATGCCATGCGCTGGGTGGTGTTTGGCCTGATCACGGCGGAGGAGATGGAAATTACTCAGGCCAATGTGGACGCGAAGCGGGAGGAGGCCACCAACAATCCTGATCTCACCCGAGTCAGGCGTTTCCTCGGGGTGGAAGGGAATCTGGGCAGCAAGCTCGGCCTCCCCGACGACTTCATGGTGGAAGTGATCCGCAGCACAGGGAATTACGGGGAGATCTACAACCGACATCTCGGCCCCGACAGTGTGGTGCCGATTCCGCGCGGTCTCAACAATTTGTCCAGCCAGGGCGGTGTGTTGACAGCCCCTCCCTTCCAATGA